The Puniceicoccus vermicola DNA segment GATTCATCCTTTTCCCGGGTCCGGCCATCCATCTCCACCAGCTCTCCGCCCCACTCCTGGGGGATCAGCCTTTCACCTCAAAGCCCCCAAAATCCTTTATTAAGTGGATTCAGGCTCATCTCCCTGAAGAAAAGGATTTACAAGAGGCACTAAATTCGCTTTCTTGATCGTTTTTTCCGCAAACACCAAGCAATATTCCATTCAATTTTTGAAGAACTATGGGCAACCTACGTAAAAAGCGCCGTCTCAAGATGAACCAGCACAAGCGCCGCAA contains these protein-coding regions:
- a CDS encoding AURKAIP1/COX24 domain-containing protein is translated as MGNLRKKRRLKMNQHKRRKRLRANRHKKRVI